TTGCCCAGTCCGTAGACCGCTACGGTTACCCTTCCCTTTTCAATGGCGTTTCTGACTTTTTCCCTGTCCAGTCCGAGTAGCTTCATTTCGATCACACTCTCACAACTTCATCTCTTTTAGCGCTTTCCAAGGCTTTCACGGCAACTTCAAGCGCATGCAACCCATCTTCTCCCGACACCAGAGGTTTCGCTCCTTTTTCAACGCACTCAACAAAATGCTCAAGCTCAAGCCTCAGGGGTTCTTTCTTTTGAATCTTGGCCTCTCTGACCCATTCGCTATTGTATACCTTAAGGCTTTGCTCTATGTAATCAAGCTGTGCTATCCCCTCGGTGCCAACGACTGTTAGGGTTCTGGTTTTGTGAGGGGTTAAACGGTTGGTTTCTATAATCCCATCAACCCCGTTCTCAAAGCCGAGCAGGATCAGTGCGTAGTCCTCCACTTTGGCAGGATGCTTAACGTTCCTTGCTTTTGCGTAAACTTCCTTAACCCGGGAGTTCGAGATGAAGCTCATCACGTCTATGTCGTGAACCGCCAGGTCAACTATCACCCCAACGTCCGCTATTCTCGTGACCATCGGGCCAACCCTCTTGGCGTTCATAGTGACTACCCTACCAAGGATCCCATCCTCAAGAACCTCCTTCAGCTTCAGAACGCCCGGGTTGAACCTCTCCACGTGCCCGACCATCAGGGTGACGTTGTTCCTCTTGGCTGCGGATATAATTTCCTTGGCACTTTCAATGCTCTCGGCTATGGGCTTTTCCACCAGAACACTGGCGCCGTTCTCAATAAACTCCATGGCAACCTGCCTGTGAAGGGAAGTCGGGACGGCTATGCTGACCGCGTCAACCGTACCTATTAAATCCCTGTAGTCACCGAAAGCATCCGTCTTAAATTTGGAAGCCATCTCCTTAGCCCTCTCAACGTTGGCATCAGCAACACCAACAAACTCTACCTTTCCTTCCCTTGACAGCTCAGAGTAAATCCTTGCGTGATGTCTTCCCATGTTTCCAACGCCAACAACACCTACACGGAGCATTTTGATCACCCGGCCATCATCCAGTACCGCTCTTTTCTCAATCCCTTTTTCTTAAGTTCTTCAAATTTCCTCTTTGCAAATTTATAAAATCCATCATCATGGAGCACCTTCCCGTACTTCATCGCATCCAGGGCGGAAGGTGAGAGGTTTTCCATTGCCCTCAAAAACTCCTTTCTCGTGTACGCTATTATGTCCACGGGAAGAAATTCCTCGTTTAGCCTGTAAAGTTCCCTAGTTCTCCTGAGAGGATTCCCCTTTAGTCTATCAGAGACCACGATTATGTCGAAATCACTCGCCAGATTATAATCTCCTCTGGCGTAGGAGCCGAAGAGGATTACCGTAGCTTCACCCCCCAGATAATCGACAAGCCTTTGAACAAAACCATTAAGTTCTTCCAAGTTCATCTTTAAGACCCTCAACAAACTTGATGATCGTTTCAGCATAGGAAACGAGTTCTCTGGCTATTTCTTCGGAGTAGTATTCATAGGGGGAGCCCTCGGGATACGCATCCGGATAACGAGGAGTTATGTAGTTCCTATCCAGTTCCATCGCACGGTATAGAATCGTTTTTGGAATGCCAAACCCCCTGTCTTTCAGTTCCCGAAAAAGCCGGGTTATGGAATGTCCCACTGGGGCAAGGCCTAAACCCCGTAAAATGGCCTTGACAGCCAATTCCCCCGCTTGCTGGGATTTAAAGCTGGCCCACTCATAGTATCCCTGTTGCAGATCCAGATAAGCAGACTTCAACGTTCTTCTGGCTTCCTTCATCCATCTCTCATATTCGCTTTCCTTGAACATAACCGTCACCGTTTCTACGAATAGCCGATCTCTTTAAGTGTCCGCGTTATATAAGCGATCTCTTCCCTTCCAACGGCCGGATGTACGGGCAGGCTCAGCACTTTCTTCGCGGCTTCAATTGAGTTCGGACAGCAGTCTTTTGGATAGCCAAGCTTCTGGTAGAATGGCTGATGGTGAACAGGGATTGGATAGTGCACGGCCGTTCCGATTCCCCTTTCCCTCAGCGTTTCCATGAGTTCATTCCTCCCCACGGGGAAATCCTCCACCTTTATAACGTACTGGTGAAAGACGTGCTTAACCCTCTTATCCACGTACGGAGGGATTAGGCCATCGATCTCCCTTATTCCTTCCGTCAGAGCCCTGGCGTTCTCTATTCTCCTCTCGTTCCATTTATCCAGTTTTTTAAGCTGGACTCTGCCGATAGCTGCAGCTATGTTGGTCATCCTGAGGTTGTACCCGAGCTCCACGTGGAGGTACTTCTCGGCCTGTCCATGGTTCCTTATGAGTTTGGCCCTGTTGGCAAGCTCCTCGTCACTGGTAACCACCATTCCTCCCTCACCAGTCGTTATGTTCTTTGTTGGATAGAAGCTGAAGGCGGCTATATCACCGAAGGTTCCGACTTTCTGGCCCTCAAACTCCGCCCCATGGGCCTGGGCACAGTCCTCAATGAG
The window above is part of the Thermococcus sp. P6 genome. Proteins encoded here:
- a CDS encoding nucleotidyltransferase domain-containing protein, producing the protein MNLEELNGFVQRLVDYLGGEATVILFGSYARGDYNLASDFDIIVVSDRLKGNPLRRTRELYRLNEEFLPVDIIAYTRKEFLRAMENLSPSALDAMKYGKVLHDDGFYKFAKRKFEELKKKGLRKERYWMMAG
- a CDS encoding DegT/DnrJ/EryC1/StrS aminotransferase family protein, which translates into the protein MIPIAKPLIGDEEIKAVVEVLKSGMLAHGKEVEAFEKEFSSYLGVKYGIAVANGTAALDVALKALRIKAGDEVITTPFTFIASVNSILFQGAKPVFADIDPKTYNLDPNDVLEKINERTKAIVVVHLYGQPADMKAFKEIAEDHGLYLIEDCAQAHGAEFEGQKVGTFGDIAAFSFYPTKNITTGEGGMVVTSDEELANRAKLIRNHGQAEKYLHVELGYNLRMTNIAAAIGRVQLKKLDKWNERRIENARALTEGIREIDGLIPPYVDKRVKHVFHQYVIKVEDFPVGRNELMETLRERGIGTAVHYPIPVHHQPFYQKLGYPKDCCPNSIEAAKKVLSLPVHPAVGREEIAYITRTLKEIGYS
- a CDS encoding UDP-N-acetylglucosamine 3-dehydrogenase, translated to MLRVGVVGVGNMGRHHARIYSELSREGKVEFVGVADANVERAKEMASKFKTDAFGDYRDLIGTVDAVSIAVPTSLHRQVAMEFIENGASVLVEKPIAESIESAKEIISAAKRNNVTLMVGHVERFNPGVLKLKEVLEDGILGRVVTMNAKRVGPMVTRIADVGVIVDLAVHDIDVMSFISNSRVKEVYAKARNVKHPAKVEDYALILLGFENGVDGIIETNRLTPHKTRTLTVVGTEGIAQLDYIEQSLKVYNSEWVREAKIQKKEPLRLELEHFVECVEKGAKPLVSGEDGLHALEVAVKALESAKRDEVVRV
- a CDS encoding HEPN domain-containing protein, with the translated sequence MFKESEYERWMKEARRTLKSAYLDLQQGYYEWASFKSQQAGELAVKAILRGLGLAPVGHSITRLFRELKDRGFGIPKTILYRAMELDRNYITPRYPDAYPEGSPYEYYSEEIARELVSYAETIIKFVEGLKDELGRT